A stretch of DNA from Enoplosus armatus isolate fEnoArm2 chromosome 15, fEnoArm2.hap1, whole genome shotgun sequence:
TAACATCCCAGCCGAACTCCAAAGGTGACTGGACCGTGTACTTCAGTGAACCAACTTCCTCAGCAGAGAGCACATACCTGGTGAGCAAAAACCcagactgtgttgtgttgttccAGATGTgttgaaatataatttaatgttaacataaaataaagcatttatggtcatatgttttacttttgttctcTTCAATAGGCAGcacacagagagccagagatTGTGACTATCAGGCTGAACAAACCTCTGAACAGTGGGATGGGGGTCAGCATTGTGGCTGCCAAGGTGACTGCCTCAATTCTGCCAAAATGTTCACTAACTGGAactattaaaacaacaaaacaatctgcTAAACGTCTCAACTAATCAACGTCCTCCCTCTTATATTGCCACAGGGAGCAGGGGAAGGTCACCTCGGGATTTATATCAAGTCTATTGTTAAGGGAGGACCGGCTGAAATGGTGAGATCTAACACATTTTTGATTGAGCTGAACTTGAGATGTACAGAATCATTTTAATGGAATGGAATAATGGACAAAATCTTTTGTGTCTCTACTTTGCGCAGAATGGCAGGTTAACAGCTGGGGATCAGCTGCTGAGCGTGGATGGTCAGAGCCTGGTCAGCCTCAGCCAAGAAAGGTAGCCACATAACAGCCTGTTATACAACTGCCTGGAGAGGGTTTATGTGTCAGTCTGTTCGTTCGTTCCACCCTGATAACTTTCAGGActttcctctggtgccaccaTCAGGTTCAGATTTGTGGttctgagtgaaatatctcaacatcttttggatggattgccatgcaTTTTAGTGcaaacattcatgtcccacTCAGGATGAACAGCAATAAATTTGGTGAGCCCTTAACTTTCCATCTAGTGCCATTATCAGGTCAAAACTTTAATTTGTTTGGTTCCCTAGTgctagttagcaaatgttaacatgctaacacgtgctaaactaagatggttgtcattgtcagcatgttagcactcTGAAGTTAGcactagcatgttagcatgtttctCCCCAGTTAAACTTTACTTTCAAAACTCAGTCAGCATGAAAGAGTGATGTGTTTTACTGATCCACATAATCTCATGAGAAGTATGAAACAAAGGCTGTACAGACGATGAAATGGAGAAATGACCTTATTAATCTTAAATTGATTTAGGGCAGCAGCTATCATGATGCAAACCGGCCCCGTTGTGACCTTACAGGTTGCAAAGTTTGGAGCGAGCTACCACGGCCTGGGGGCTCTGCTGAGTGAACCCCCCTCAGGAAAGACAggtaaatacacaataaaagtTAAACcgtagtttttttttcccactttatGCTCTTCATGACTGAATCAATTCCTTTTCTGGCTTCACAAGGTGATGAAAGCCAAGCGAAACCAAACGGTAACACGCTCGTGCTGTACAGTGTTGTGGATCCTGGTCCCTCAGAGCAGCTCCACGGAGGCAGCAGAAGGAAGAGAGACCAGATaatgcagagaaacagacagctTTATCGGTCCAACCCCAACATGACCAGTGGGTGCACTTCTATTACCGGATCGCTTACCGGTGCTGGGCACGTACAGTAAATGCCttattgtgaaatatgtttAATGCTTGAGTCATAAGAACACCAccagtgtatttattttctccttaTTTCAGCAGATTTTGCCCCCGAGGACAGAGATGAACCTGTTGACCCTTTTGTGAGAGGGAACAACATTGCTGCTGTCTCCAGTATCAACCTTCGTGCTGATGTGAGATTTTAGATTCCTACATCTATGTATGTGTATAGTTACACAAATGTACtggctttttttcccacaaaacttcatttttttgttgactttttatGTCTGTATTCAGACATTTCACAGGGAATACTTGACACTTCCGAACCCTAAATCCCAGGACAAGAACCTGTCTGAGTCCAGTCGACCACAGCAAACATTCAAAGTGTCTTTGAGGCCTTTAGAGGGGCAGCGTTCCAGTAAGAGGACCTTCATGGTAAGTCTTTATTAAATGCTATAGAGAGTCTTAAAGTCCCTCTGGCACCAACATCAGATCATAGAAAAGgcctgacccctaggttgggaaaCTACAcactaatacttttacttttgacagtttaagtacattttgctgataatacttttgctGCAGAAAGTTTTTAGATAGAGGACTTGCTTGTAACAGACTACTTTTACATTGTTGAACTGGTATTTTTACTTGAGTGAAAGATGTGGGTACTTCATCCACTACTGAttgtttataaaataataaatacaagaaGGTAAATGCTACATAAATCTCTGCGTTTCCCCTTCTAGCGGCAGGCTTTGTCTCAGGAGAACTTGTGTGTGGACAGTGGAGGCCCCCTGCTGGACAAAAGGCAGAATTTGTGGGAGCAGACGGACCAGCGTGCAAAGCAGACCATGAGCCACTATTCATCTTTCCCAATTCGCTCAAGTGCTTCTACTCATGACATCCTCTCGGATAGTTGTTCTCCTacaaacagacagcagggcGGCCGTACAAGTGGCGCCGGCGTCTGGAGAACCCCTTTTTCACAACATCCAACACCTACGCCTTCGATCCAGCCAATACGCATAGACATCCCTGTAACCAGagcaatgaacacacacacaaaccctccaCTCACCACCTTCCAGAGTTCATCTTTGCTGGCAGCTAAGATGAGCCAAACTCttaaattaaatggaaataagCAGAGCCCTCAACACCAAGCTAATCATCTTTATGCATGTCCCATTCCTGCAACCAAGAAGCTACCTCAGCCCTCCCTTCTACCACAGCAGCAAAGACCCACTACAAACAGGGATCAAGCAGCAAAACCCCAAGTGAGCATCACTCCAACAAAACATGTCTCCTTCCAAGAACCTCCCGCTCGGCAGAAGCAGGGCACAGGTCCTATAAAGCAAAGAGACCCTCAGGAGCTGTCTGATCCgtggaggagggagcagaggcTTCATGTGGTGGAGCTCCTGGAGCAGGAGGTACAGGAACTCCAGGCCAAAGCCAAGCGCACGGCGCAGGAGAACGGCCGGCTCCAGAAGCTCAGCGTGGAGTGGCAGTTTCAGAAGAGGCTGCAGGAGatccagcagagaggagaggatgaggacgaggaggaagatgaggattTGGACATGATGGTGATGATTCAGCAGCTGGAGAAAAGAACACAGGTGAAGCGCAACACAGGCGTCGGTTAAAATacttgaaaagaaagaaaaagaaattctgaTGTTACcaaaaggcattctgggagatGTAGGAAAACTGAAGTAGATTAAGTGGGTTGAAGGAAAGTGATTACAAGCTACATGATCACATATTAATGATTTATAACAGATTACAATTACACAGGATTTTTCCTATAACATTTCTATCaaatgctatatatatatatatatatatatatatatatatatatatatatatatacattatgaatcatattattatatttatgtatttataatgtCTTGGGTTCATATCATGAGTCATactaaaatattacaaatgattgcttttttgtttgctttccaCCTTTAGAACAAGAGAAACTCGACTGGGAACATCAACACTGAAGTGAAAGAGTTGGAAAAGCAGGCCGGAGCTCATCTCTGCCAAAAGGAAGACGAGACAAAGACAGGTAATTGTTCGTTActacattaaagaaaatgaaatattttgttgtcagtttcatttattcaaaagagtctatattgttattttattatacaTTACAACGTTTCCATGTTTTTGGCAGAACAAAGACCAGGCGGACCGAGtcaaaacattaacaacatgGCAACAAAAGAGTGAGTTTAAACTTTTTggcaaaacactgaaattcaACCAAATCTAACAAGCAGCTATTTTATGCAGCGTTTCTACTCATGATGACTTAATGACACAGAAATGACAACTTGCTTCTTCATTGAGTCTAACTGTACTTTTAACAGCGAGACATTATTGCAATTTAATTATTCCAAACACTTCAAAAGTGTTTGAAACAGATCCCTGAGTAAAATAAATCTGCactctataaatacattttaaaaacagcacaggCTACTGTTTGTGTCCCCATACACTAAGTGATTCCCCATTAACAACATTCAAGTATTCCTGCTAATATCATTGTTTATTCACAGAAACCAGGAGGAGAAAATCAAGAGAGCGTCGGCTCCTGAAAAGCTCACATTCAAGGAGCGTCAGCGTCTCTTCTCCCTGGAGACCAGTGCATGAATGAAGGTTAAAGCCTTGTAAACAGAGACCTCAGAGGAGGAGCATGTCTATATAAAGTAAAGCAGTGACGTGCTAGCAAGATGACAGTATACAGTACCGTATaaaaaggcagtgtgtgtgtgtgtgtgtgtatttactgtagaaATGTTTGCCTTAGTTAAATGTCCCAGGGGTATACTGTGGATAATGTCAATATTGGGTTCAGTATTGTCCGGGACATTCAGttttttgatttattacctGTTTAAACATTAATTCTCGTATATTCCTGTTCTAAATAATAAAGTATTCATTTAGCCATATAATTGAGGCACTTCTTATACTTATTTTATGCTTATTAACTGCATACGTCTGCTTACAAGCAGAAGCAGAACTGTTACTCGAACTGTTCCCTCTGTGAAAGCTACTTTGTGCGCTGATAAAACTGCACCACGGCTTTCTCTTGGTCACAAGTTTCGATGGAGCCTTTTCGCACTCTGCGGATCTCATTGATGGCGTCAATCCCCGACATCTTCCTCGTCTTCACCAGGTAGCAGGCCAGCATGGTCCCTGTTCTCCCATGACCATGCATGCAGTGAACTGCCACGccctgaagaggaagaggaacaatgcaatatttattttgttcaatagcctgtaacacacagacaccctGCATTAATCATTGTTATAAGACAggaatttgcattttgtttttgcaaatagAGCTGATGCAGTTAGTCAATGAATCGACAAGCTGATCAACAGGAAATTAAACGGCAACTATTTAGATCATCGATTACTGTTAAGTATTTTTTTGCAAACATTCAtgggttccagcttctcaactgtgaggatttgctgcttttctttgtcttgtgttgatgttaaactgaatatgtttgagttttagacTGTCAATCGACAAAGCAAAcagtttgaagacatcacctttgGTTTTAGGGAAATTAGTATtagtaaaagtatttttcactattttcggACATTGTATCGAACAAGTGATAAATtgtttaattgaaaatgaaaatgatcgttAGTTGCAACCCTTTTTGCAAGCACCACTGAACAAAACCAGGAATACTGAACCTGTCTGACTtctagaagaagaaaatcagaTCCTCCTAACAACAGACTAAGCTTTAGGAAAAACCTTGGGGCTGAGAGCTTTTGTGGAAATTAAACAAATTTAACGCGTAGTATGCAATCCAGTACACTGACAAAGGCTTTTAAAGCTTTAAACCTTTTTCCCCCCGTTTGCTTTTTGATTCATGCACTTTGGAGGAGCTGCAAGGTTGTGAAAGATAGTTTTTCCTTTCTGCTGTTCCAAGGGTTTCATCGAAGTCACGTAAACTCAGTGCCAAATGTATTCGGTTACAGTGCTTTGTGGCTTTGAGAGCCTGCGTATGATACTAGACTCAACCCTGAAGAGTCCTGAAAGTACTTTATAAGCATAACCATCCATCAAGGACAGTCTATCAAGTATCTGAGCTCTTACCTCCCCCTTAGAGTTGGCCTCTTCCACAATAGACAGGAATCTATCAATCTGACTCGGTGAAGGAGGAGTGAAGTCCACTATCTTGATGTGGTGCAGCTGTAACTCTGGGCACGAGTCATAGTAAGGTGGTTTTCTCTCACAAAGACAAACCAGGTGTTTGATACCATTGTCCAGCAGGTACTGGTATTCAGAGGTCATCCTGGGCAGTGCCAGTCCGGCCAATTTGCCTGGTTCGACCCAGGAAAAATTGTGAGGAGGAGTGGAGGCCATGCTTGTCAAActgagaagaggagagaaagacagagtcaAATCAAGCCAGTTTATTTGCATACACCACTTTATTGCTTGATATGCTTTACTCTAAATAAAGTTTGTACAAaaaacattctctctctctctggctaaAACACACTCTTAGACATATAAAAACAAGGATAAGggcattaaaaaacaactaaagAGTGCTCAGGGTATTTGGAAGCATCATGAAGTTAAAACAGCTGTAGCCAGGAACCTTTGCGCCGTGAAAAAGTGCAAACACTAAATATTCAGTCCAGGAGTGACGTACAAACGTGTTTGACAGCGTCAGGCTATTTGTCTAGCCAACATCAGCAAACTGGCTAGGCTAGATAGAACAGCGTCTGAGAGGGGGATTACTGTTTGACAACAGTACATATTTCAACATAATAAGACACAGGCCTGATGTGAAAGTACACTCTGTAAGTTCGGTCTCACCAGACTCCACCTAGTTttacagaaagacaagaagaataAGACAAGAGCGTAGCATTTAgtttaacgttagctaatgtaTCGAGAAACGAGATAACTTAGAGGCTATCTAACAGTAGCTGTCCAGCTAACAGTTTTGTAAACGTTGCTAACTATTGCGAGCCATTCTAACGTTTGCTATTAGCTAAAGTGAAACCATTCACTGTCTATTAATGAACACAGCCATATCAATCATCCGTCTCTCCTGCACACTACCTACAGGCTTAGCTACTTACAGTTTTCTTTTGAGAGGAATGGACGGTCCGCTCCTTGTTAAGCTAGTGCTACCTAGCTAACCGTGAAGCTACTTGCTGCGTTCACTGCCAGCGGAGTTTATCGAGACAAACCCCGTACAAGTACAAATACGTTATATAACCAACGCTAGCTGTTGCAATGCTAGGTGGGGCAGTGCAGCTGTCATTATAAATCAGTCCTGAAAAGCAGTTAGTAAGTTAGTTAGTTTGGTAACGCTAGTGAACTGATGAGAATTATGAGACACTTTTCATCTTAGAACAGCAGCTTCACGAGGAGGAATCGTTGTATTGGCCCTTTAACTGTTGTGATTGTAGACAATTTACCATAATTAGACGAACATATAACGGTAATTTGGTTACAGTAGTGGTAAAGTAACAGAATAGTATAGATGACGTTTAAAAAGAAGTACTGTACGTACAGTAAACACgtcaggatggccgagcggtctaaggcgctgCGTTCAGGTCGCAGTCTCCTCtggaggcgtgggttcgaatcccacttctgacaaaaaccttttctctgagtatacagtacatgtaaattatatttataagTTGTAAATTTTATGATCCTATTGTATTGTTATGTTTATGATTGTTATTGTGGGTTTATGCTGTGTAGCATCAACAATAATTGTGCAAATACTTTAGCTTGATCTTATTTTACCCCAAAATATAGCTgtgatacagacacacacatttctttgcacatttatAGCTGTCTAATATAGCCTCAGATAAACATGTATCATCCATGCAGTTTCAGTTGAAATACCTGTAGAGGGCGTAACTACTGGTGTTCACAGGAAAGAAGGTGCTCCGCTGTGCCCGTTACAAAGCAGATGGTTAGCGGTTCAATCCCCGTCCAGGGCATGTATGGAGAAGCGCTTCAGGGGTTATAAAGCGGTTTAACTCAGACAAAATTACTGCAGACCTCACGTCTTAGTAAATTATGTAGTAAGGAATGGAGaatagtaaaatgtacttagtaAATATGTGCTATGTTTGTattacatatatgtgtgtgaatagaAGAAACAGTAATTTGATTGAAAATAGCACGAAGAAACATTATACAAGTTTAATATGAGTATAAAACAGTGAGAATAAGTTGGTAATTAATGGTTATTGAGCTGTATTATGTGATGCACGTGTCATTATTTGTCTTCTCAGActggtccagcagcagctctgtgttgaCAATATGTTGTCATCAGAGGGGCTGGACAGCCTGAGCTTCATGGTCCACACCAGTGTTCATTCAGCCAAGACACCCTGTTCCAAATATATCCTGATGACAGCACTAATTAAAATGTCCACTGCTGATATACAagctttgtgtgtatttatatcatGTAAAGAGTAATAAGATGTTTGGAGCATTAAAGTTCTAATAACAAGATGATTTCATGGTGTACTTGTTGTATAATTCACACAAGCTGATAGATTCAGATGATTTCTGtttgttatactgtatatatattaataactgctgccatgtttgtgtttagttttcatcattttgcaCCATTTGAGCACTGAGCTTATTTTGACCTTTGAACCCTTAAACcgtgtcagcagcagcatgagtaatccatgttgtgttttattgactattgacatgtttacatgtgagAGGTTGTGTAATGCAttataaatattcaaaaataataaagCTTCCAAAAGTGATAGttatacattttagaaaaaataagttaatttctccctttttttagtttgcatataaataaatataaatatatctgaTTTATCTAACTGCTGCTTCAAGTTATTTTTCACCAGTATCATTTATATGTGAGAGAGGTCCTTGTTGAGTCCGTATTAAATCATTcttgttttaatatgttttggCACTTCCAGATGGAGGCCGCCCCTGTTTCATACAATCCCCACATGAAAGGAAATAGAGAAGACTGTTTGTCCATTTCATGCAATAGTTAatgatacaaacacaaacattgagaactcacagcacagcacagtttACTTGCTAGTCATTTTATACAAATAGTAGAAAGAGGGTTTGTATCTGAAGGAGACAAACTGCATCACATTTGCCAGATAGATGTTGGTACACAGAGACTGATTTTCAGACAGGTATTTGTAAAGAGAATCACACATCCCATTAAAAAAGCTTTCACTATCCTGTTGGTGTAAGAAAAGAagtttaacagagctgtttCAGTAACCACGTACAGTTATAGAAAGATATCTAGGTGATAGGTAAAgttgaaacaaacataaaataaacaacttaaaaaacaacattccGATAATCAGGTGGCATCTAGTGGTAGGagtgtttctgtttgctgtcCTACGGGGCTCGACCAACCCACAAACCATTTAACAGAACATGTGGAAGTCCCAAAAAAACCAcgaaatatttttattatacttttttgttttgttttgtacacatCACAACCCGATGACTCGGTAGGTTGACTGGTTGTCCACCACGTTTCTGGGTTATCATcatactcctcctcctcatcatcatcatctcttttGTGTCATCTAAAAGCACAGACCCCTTCAACATGCTGCAACACCCCTCAAAAAAAGCAATCACAACCCCTTTAATGGTTACATGTAAACTCTGTGGGTTTTAATTTTTGCACTCTTTAGGTGCCGTTCGAGAAAGCGGGCAATAATCGCCGTGCCCTCCTACTAGAAGATTTCTACGTATTTTGAACGTCCACGTTCAAAGTCCCACACCGAGCAGACTGCTGAAGGGCCATGCCAAGTTTACAGGATGGCACAGAAGAACTTCTTCTCCCTGAACGGGTTCTCTGACGCTGGCACCGGCGATAACAGAGGGTCCTCTTTGGCATGGGCTTCGCAGTATGACATTAAGTCTGCCGCTGCTTTTGACACCTGgaattacacagacacacacgtatacacgTTAGTGAAGTTAAAGAcgtagttcgacattttgggaattacacttattcgctttctttcagagagtttgataagaagattgatattACCATACAGCTACATATTTATATGTAGCTGGAtacagcagccggttagcttagcttagcataaagactggaaaaggggaaataaaaccacaaagcCCACCGTAAAACAGCAAATAGTTGGTTTTACACTTCCGTTTTTGTAtcgattaaacaaacaagatataacaagttaattagtgagctctAGGGGTGCTAGTAGGCAGGCTagatgtttccctctgttttgagtcattgtgctaagctaagctacccaTCTGCTTgttccagctacatatttaacagacaaacatgagagtggtatcaatacTATTATGTAACTCTCACCAAGAAAGTGCGTAAGTGAATATTTCTcaacatgtcaaactattcctttaagtatgGAGCAAGAGCTGGgtgtgattagcctagcttagcataaagactgggagcaggagGAAACTGTTATAGCACGTAATTTCCCCTAAAAAGAAACCTGTTGTAttaacatttccatttgtttacgtttttgttttgtatttttgaattttggacagagccaggctagctgtttccccctcctcccagtttttattctaagctaagctaatcgcctcctgcTCTAGCTTTACACGTTTCTGGTGCTGGTAGcccttggaaagaaagcaaataagagcaTTCCCCAAAATGTAGAACTATTTGATTCAGATCAGttttaaaacctaaacctaCAAAACCACCGGTAGTATCCTTAAATTAGTAAATTCATGAGTCTGCTCACCTTTATCCTGTCGATGTTGGCTTCCATCTTCAGCTGCTCCACCAGCTTCCTGGCTTGTGCGATGCTGGCCGTGTTATTGCTCGCCATGGGCGCTGTCAGTCAGGTCTCGTGTGCTCTGCGTAGAAGAGAACGACATTCAAACACCCCAAACATCGTAGTTCACCCACGTGTGCCACCGATGAAGACGAGCACTATAATATAGCAGGCATGCAAAGAGGAGTAACAGATACCCTGTTTATTATCACATGCCTGTGaatacactcactcacacacacacaccacagacacagGCATATTATTTATGGTGTCAGTTGCTAGGCAGCCCatgacagtgaggaggaggagggtgagggggcAGTGCTTtgtccagctctatatttaAAATAGATAAACAGATAACTAACAATACTGGTTTCTGCAACAACTCTAATTTTGCACGGACAATGGTGGCCTTTCTTCATGCCTACTGACGCTTATCGACACTTCTTAGTCACACAAGGGCACAGTGTCAACCCGCGGCATCGCGTGAAGGCGGATAAATCAAtaaactgacagacaggcagcttcATCAGCgctttatttgcatttctgtcACTATAAAAGCTGCATTTATAACTTCTAATTGTCACGATGACCAATATTTCTGAAACAAAGCTTATTTATCGTCA
This window harbors:
- the LOC139297399 gene encoding afadin → MPEEEEREKLAKVIRQWNEHRLDLFEISQPDENLEFHGVMRFYFEDHGGNVATKCLRVYSNSSTHGVIESLSEKFRPDMKMLTTSYSLYEIHGNKERKLDLDERPVVVQLNWTTDNREGRFVLKKDKEIVKENCHEKEKGGVIQSFKRTLSRKEKKKEKNKTKASDKVSEDENGSTEKPLNNNSICESNHETKKQQRQAAPGVKHTGCLYPDFSDQPGLPIGIKFSDNSEEAFMSAVINYTNSSTVHFKLSPAYILYAVGRFALQRHYRRGSGQMLRVTSITNKMVAMTEKVIQRQQAIAGALAFWMANSSELLNFLKHDKDLSSLTQQSQLDLSHLVHKAYSCLLQCLQNELRKHLPTFLIDPEQHGPLPAGIEMVLNTLMNTMSLLRRCRVNPALTIQLFSQLFHFISAWLFNQLMSPEANTPGLRSHYWGAALRQRLTAIEAWAERQGLELAADCHLGHIIQATMLLTMNKYSTQDAKDIQNTCFKLNSLQLQMLLASYLYATNEPHIPPDLIDAVVAAAEALSDNLIRSEGRDIQLEESLDLHLPFLLPEGGYSCDTVRGIPPGFREFLEPICQKGLCCLTSQPNSKGDWTVYFSEPTSSAESTYLAAHREPEIVTIRLNKPLNSGMGVSIVAAKGAGEGHLGIYIKSIVKGGPAEMNGRLTAGDQLLSVDGQSLVSLSQERAAAIMMQTGPVVTLQVAKFGASYHGLGALLSEPPSGKTGDESQAKPNGNTLVLYSVVDPGPSEQLHGGSRRKRDQIMQRNRQLYRSNPNMTNFAPEDRDEPVDPFVRGNNIAAVSSINLRADTFHREYLTLPNPKSQDKNLSESSRPQQTFKVSLRPLEGQRSSKRTFMRQALSQENLCVDSGGPLLDKRQNLWEQTDQRAKQTMSHYSSFPIRSSASTHDILSDSCSPTNRQQGGRTSGAGVWRTPFSQHPTPTPSIQPIRIDIPVTRAMNTHTNPPLTTFQSSSLLAAKMSQTLKLNGNKQSPQHQANHLYACPIPATKKLPQPSLLPQQQRPTTNRDQAAKPQVSITPTKHVSFQEPPARQKQGTGPIKQRDPQELSDPWRREQRLHVVELLEQEVQELQAKAKRTAQENGRLQKLSVEWQFQKRLQEIQQRGEDEDEEEDEDLDMMVMIQQLEKRTQNKRNSTGNINTEVKELEKQAGAHLCQKEDETKTEQRPGGPSQNINNMATKENQEEKIKRASAPEKLTFKERQRLFSLETSA
- the dusp23b gene encoding dual specificity protein phosphatase 23, encoding MASTPPHNFSWVEPGKLAGLALPRMTSEYQYLLDNGIKHLVCLCERKPPYYDSCPELQLHHIKIVDFTPPSPSQIDRFLSIVEEANSKGEGVAVHCMHGHGRTGTMLACYLVKTRKMSGIDAINEIRRVRKGSIETCDQEKAVVQFYQRTK
- the LOC139297238 gene encoding guanine nucleotide-binding protein G(I)/G(S)/G(O) subunit gamma-2 gives rise to the protein MASNNTASIAQARKLVEQLKMEANIDRIKVSKAAADLMSYCEAHAKEDPLLSPVPASENPFREKKFFCAIL